One window of Salmo salar chromosome ssa11, Ssal_v3.1, whole genome shotgun sequence genomic DNA carries:
- the LOC106561997 gene encoding dnaJ homolog subfamily A member 2 produces MTFSTGSSSFSSRFPCIRSISSFIMANVVDTKLYDILGVSPTATENELKKSYRKLAKEYHPDKNPNAGDKFKEISFAYEVLTNPEKKELYDRYGEQGLREGGGGGGGMDDIFSHIFGGGLFGFMGGQGRSRNGGRRRGEDMVHPLKVSLEDLYNGKTTKLQLSKNVLCGTCNGQGGKTGAVQKCVACRGRGMRIMIRQLAPGMVQQMQSVCTDCNGEGEVINEKDRCKKCEGKKVSKEVKILEVHVDKGMKHGQKITFGGEADQAPGVEPGDIVLVLQEKEHETYKRAAHDLHMTHKIGLVEALCGFQFTLKHLDGRQIVVKYAAGKVIEPGSVRVVRGEGMPQYRNPFEKGDLYIKFDVQFPDNNWISPDKLNELEDLLPTRAEAPIVSGDAEEVDLQDYDVSQGSSGGRREAYNDSSDDEGGHHGPGVQCAHQ; encoded by the exons ATGACGTTCTCGACCGgctcttcttctttctcttctcgCTTCCCGTGCATAAGGTCCATCTCCAGCTTCATCATGGCGAACGTTGTCGATACTAAATTATATGACATTCTAGGGGTGTCCCCCACTGCCACTGAAAATGAGTTGAAAAAG TCATACCGGAAGCTAGCAAAGGAATATCACCCCGATAAAAACCCAAATGCTGGCGACAAG TTCAAGGAGATCAGTTTTGCGTATGAAGTGTTGACAAATCCAGAGAAGAAGGAGCTTTATGATCGCTATGGGGAGCAGGGACTGCgggaaggaggtggaggaggtgggggaaTGGATGACATCTTTTCACACATCTTCGGCGGTGGACTCTTTGGCTTCATGGGCGGACAGGGGCGCAGCCGAAATGGTGGTAGacgaagaggagaggacatggttcACCCACTCAA AGTTTCACTGGAAGACCTGTACAATGGAAAAACAACTAAACTGCAGCTGAGCAAGAATGTTCTTTGTGGCACTTGTAATGG CCAGGGTGGAAAGACTGGCGCAGTTCAGAAGTGTGTGGCCTGCAGGGGGCGTGGTATGCGCATCATGATCAGACAGTTGGCTCCTGGGATGGTCCAACAGATGCAGTCTGTTTGTACTGATTGTAATGGAGAAG GTGAGGTCATCAACGAGAAAGACCGCTGTAAAAAGTGCGAGGGCAAGAAGGTTAGCAAGGAGGTGAAAATCCTGGAGGTGCATGTCGACAAAGGCATGAAGCATGGGCAGAAGATCACCTTCGGCGGGGAAGCTGACCAGGCGCCTGGGGTCGAGCCAGGAGACATTGTCCTCGTCCTGCAAGAGAAAGAGCACGAG ACATACAAAAGAGCGGCACATGACCTGCACATGACCCATAAGATTGGCCTTGTCGAAGCACTTTGTGGATTCCAGTTTACGTTGAAACACTTAGACGGCAGACAGATTGTAGTCAAGTACGCTGCTGGCAAAGTCATTGAGCCAG GCTCGGTCAGAGTTGTTCGAGGGGAGGGGATGCCACAGTACCGTAATCCATTTGAAAAAGGGGACCTGTATATTAAATTTGATGTGCAGTTCCCAGACAACAACTGGATCAGCCCTGATAAACTCAAT GAGCTGGAGGACTTGCTGCCAACACGTGCTGAGGCTCCCATCGTGTCTGGGGACGCAGAGGAGGTGGACCTGCAGGACTACGACGTCAGCCAGGGCTCGTCTGGAGGACGACGTGAGGCCTACAACGACAGCTCAGACGATGAGGGAGGCCACCACGGCCCTGGAGTGCAGTGTGCCCACCAGTAG
- the LOC106562035 gene encoding borealin-2, with amino-acid sequence MAPRRIRKVSNQAEGHTDSQISKEIRQKQGLLFIQQFEKEAQDRINEMEAKLEQTLATVDRVFKVELMKMPPALQKTLIIDLINADDISAGEVTIAIKTESPEIHQPLTRKLSKVKVSEGASAHKRKATTESSKGSKKARSLANSSSTGSLRCATTTNTKRTKTRLAKISDQSQLTGTKHRSVLRSASDDYLCCSLSGLSPHVMISTSHGETLCLSDDTVEDVDIGLLDDMAVLQMQKLMKLMDYLFNKVKENQPLSAQ; translated from the exons ATGGCACCAAGAAGGATAAGGAAAGTCAGCAATCAGGCAGAAGGACACACAGATAGTCAAATTAGCAAGGAGATACGCCAAAAGCAAGGGTTGCTTTTTATTCAACAGTTTGAGAAAGAAG CACAGGACCGTATAAATGAGATGGAGGCTAAATTGGAGCAGACTCTTGCAACAGTAGATCGGGTTTTTAAAGTGGAATTGATGAAAATGCCACCTGCGCTTCAAAAAACATTGATAATAGATTTAATTAATG CGGATGACATTTCGGCAGGTGAAGTCACCATCGCCATAAAG ACCGAATCACCTGAGATTCACCAGCCTCTCACTAGGAAGCTTAGTAAAG TCAAAGTGAGTGAAGGTGCATCGGCTCATAAAAGGAAGGCTACAACAGAATCATCAAAG GGTTCCAAGAAAGCCAGATCACTTGCCAATAGCTCAAGCACTGGAAGCCTACG GTGTGCCACTACCACAAATACAAAAAGAACCAAAACTCGTCTTGCCAAAATCAGTGATCAGTCTCAACTGACTGGAACGAAACACAG ATCTGTTTTGCGGTCAGCCAGTGATGACTACCTGTGTTGCTCCCTGTCTGGATTGTCTCCACATGTAATGATCTCTACATCCCATGGAGAG ACATTGTGTCTCTCGGATGATACTGTTGAAGATGTCGACATCGGGTTACTGGATGACATGGCTGTCCTCCAGATGCAGAAGTTGATG AAACTGATGGACTACCTTTTCAACAAAGTCAAAGAGAATCAGCCTCTGAGTGCGCAATGA